A window of the Bradyrhizobium diazoefficiens genome harbors these coding sequences:
- a CDS encoding ABC transporter ATP-binding protein — protein MGQITLQGVQKSFGPVHIIKGADLEIADGSFVVFVGPSGCGKTTLLRLIAGLEDVSGGKILIDGKNVVDTPPAKRGLSMVFQSYALYPHMSVRGNIGFGLKMAGLSKDETNRKVEAAAATLNLTPYLDRKPRELSGGQRQRVAIGRAIVREPKAFLFDEPLSNLDAALRVQMRIEVTRLQKQLGTTAIYVTHDQVEAMTMADKIVVLNGGKIEQYGSPLELYERPANLFVAGFIGSPKMNFVTGDNAAQKGAATIGVRPEHIKIERDGAGGWPGTIAVAEHLGSDTFLYVDAGPLGMLTARYIGELSLHAGDRVSLVPDPARIHRFDASGNALRN, from the coding sequence ATGGGTCAGATCACACTTCAGGGCGTGCAGAAATCCTTCGGCCCCGTGCACATCATCAAGGGCGCCGATCTCGAGATCGCAGACGGCTCCTTCGTGGTGTTCGTCGGCCCCTCCGGCTGCGGCAAGACCACGCTGCTGCGATTGATTGCGGGCCTCGAGGACGTCTCCGGCGGCAAGATCCTGATCGACGGCAAGAACGTGGTCGACACGCCGCCCGCCAAGCGCGGCCTGTCGATGGTGTTCCAGTCCTACGCGCTCTATCCGCATATGAGCGTGCGCGGCAATATCGGCTTCGGCCTGAAGATGGCAGGCCTCTCCAAAGACGAAACCAACCGCAAGGTAGAAGCCGCCGCCGCGACGCTCAACCTCACGCCCTATCTCGATCGCAAGCCGCGCGAGCTCTCCGGCGGCCAGCGCCAGCGCGTTGCAATCGGGCGCGCCATCGTCCGCGAGCCCAAGGCGTTCCTGTTCGACGAGCCGTTGTCGAACCTCGATGCTGCGCTGCGCGTGCAGATGCGCATCGAGGTGACGCGGCTGCAGAAGCAGCTCGGCACCACCGCGATCTACGTCACCCACGACCAGGTCGAGGCCATGACCATGGCCGACAAGATCGTCGTGCTCAACGGCGGCAAGATCGAGCAATACGGCTCGCCACTGGAGCTTTATGAGCGGCCGGCCAATCTCTTCGTCGCCGGCTTCATCGGTTCGCCCAAGATGAATTTTGTCACCGGCGACAACGCCGCGCAAAAGGGCGCCGCCACGATCGGTGTGCGGCCGGAGCACATCAAGATCGAACGCGACGGGGCCGGCGGCTGGCCCGGCACGATCGCGGTCGCCGAGCATCTCGGCAGCGATACCTTTCTCTATGTCGATGCCGGGCCGCTCGGCATGCTGACGGCGCGCTACATCGGCGAATTGAGCCTGCATGCCGGCGACCGCGTGTCGCTGGTGCCGGACCCCGCGCGCATTCACCGCTTCGACGCCAGCGGCAACGCGCTTCGGAACTAA
- a CDS encoding carbohydrate ABC transporter permease produces the protein MARKSTTQRVVVSTIGAWFFGFLIFFPILWMVLASFKTELEAFAIPPSFLFFHWTTENYATVQERSDYLLHAMNSIIIAGGSTLIALLIAIPAAWSMAFSPTRRTKDILLWMLSTKMMPPVGVLVPIYLIYKTFGLLDSRIGLVFILCLGNLPIVIWMLFTYFKEIPRDILEAARMDGATIGRELVYVLTPMAIPGLASTMLLNLILAWNEAFWTLNLSTSNAAPLTTFIASYSSPEGLFWAKLSAASTLAIAPILVLGWFSQKQLVRGLTFGAVK, from the coding sequence ATGGCGCGCAAGTCAACGACGCAACGGGTGGTGGTTTCGACGATCGGGGCGTGGTTCTTCGGCTTCCTGATCTTCTTCCCGATCCTGTGGATGGTGCTGGCGAGCTTCAAGACCGAGCTTGAGGCCTTCGCCATTCCGCCGTCTTTCCTGTTCTTCCACTGGACCACAGAAAACTATGCGACCGTGCAGGAGCGCAGCGACTATCTGCTCCATGCGATGAATTCGATCATCATCGCCGGCGGCTCGACGTTGATCGCGCTGCTGATCGCGATCCCCGCGGCCTGGTCGATGGCGTTCTCGCCGACCAGGCGCACCAAGGACATCCTGCTCTGGATGCTCTCGACCAAGATGATGCCGCCGGTCGGCGTGCTCGTCCCGATCTACCTGATCTACAAGACCTTTGGTTTGCTCGATTCCCGCATCGGTCTCGTCTTCATCCTCTGCCTCGGAAACCTGCCGATCGTGATCTGGATGCTCTTCACCTATTTCAAGGAGATCCCGCGCGACATCCTGGAGGCCGCGCGCATGGACGGCGCCACGATCGGCCGCGAGCTCGTCTACGTCCTGACGCCGATGGCGATTCCGGGCCTGGCGTCGACCATGCTGCTCAATCTGATCCTGGCCTGGAACGAGGCGTTCTGGACGCTCAATTTGTCGACCTCGAACGCCGCGCCGCTCACCACGTTCATTGCGTCCTATTCCAGTCCGGAAGGACTGTTCTGGGCAAAGCTGTCGGCGGCGTCGACGCTGGCGATCGCGCCCATTCTCGTCCTCGGTTGGTTCAGCCAGAAGCAGCTCGTGCGCGGGCTCACCTTCGGCGCGGTGAAGTAA
- a CDS encoding carbohydrate ABC transporter permease, translated as MATRQTQLLARSLLTPAVGLLFIWMIVPLALTLYFSTLHYSLLDPGSESFVGLENFRYFLTDPAFLASLQNTLVLVGSVLALTILLGIPLALLMDQPVIGRNIVRLMVIAPFFVMPTVSALVWKNLLMHPVSGLFAWLAKLVGLTPIDWFTDAPLLAVILIVAWQWLPFATLILLTALQSLDEEQKEAAEMDGASAVSTFIYITLPHLARPITVVILIETIFLLTVFAEIFVTTGGGPGLQTTNIAFLIYSQALIQFDVGSASAGGLVAVVIANVVAFFLVRIVGRNLEA; from the coding sequence ATGGCAACCCGGCAGACGCAGCTTCTTGCGCGGTCGCTCCTGACCCCGGCCGTCGGGCTCCTGTTCATCTGGATGATCGTCCCGCTCGCGCTGACGCTCTATTTCTCGACGCTGCACTACAGCCTGCTCGATCCCGGCTCGGAATCGTTCGTCGGACTTGAGAACTTCCGCTACTTCCTCACGGATCCCGCTTTCCTTGCCTCACTCCAGAACACGCTGGTGCTGGTCGGCTCGGTGCTGGCGCTCACGATCCTGCTCGGCATTCCCCTGGCGCTGCTGATGGATCAGCCCGTGATCGGGCGCAATATCGTGCGGCTGATGGTGATCGCGCCGTTCTTCGTGATGCCGACGGTGAGCGCACTGGTCTGGAAGAATTTGCTGATGCACCCGGTCTCCGGCCTGTTCGCGTGGCTCGCAAAACTGGTTGGGCTGACCCCGATCGACTGGTTCACGGATGCGCCGTTGCTCGCCGTGATCCTGATCGTCGCCTGGCAATGGCTGCCGTTCGCGACGCTGATCCTGCTCACCGCGCTGCAATCGCTCGACGAAGAGCAGAAAGAGGCGGCCGAGATGGATGGCGCGAGCGCCGTCTCGACCTTCATCTACATCACGCTGCCGCATCTGGCGCGCCCGATCACCGTGGTGATCCTGATCGAGACCATCTTCCTCCTAACCGTGTTCGCCGAGATCTTCGTCACCACCGGCGGCGGGCCAGGCCTGCAGACCACCAACATCGCCTTTCTGATCTACTCGCAGGCGCTGATCCAGTTCGACGTCGGCAGCGCCTCGGCGGGCGGCCTCGTGGCCGTCGTGATCGCCAATGTCGTCGCCTTCTTCCTCGTCCGCATCGTCGGCCGCAACCTGGAAGCCTAA
- a CDS encoding ABC transporter substrate-binding protein, with translation MAETTLTIATVNNGDMIRMQGLTSEFTKANPDISVKWVTLEENVLRQRVTTDIATKGGQFDVLTIGTYEVPIWAKKGWLVPLANLGADYDVADLLPKIKDAVSVDGKLYAAPFYGESSMIMYRTDLFEKAGLKMPEKPTWEFVIDAAKKLTDKNSGVYGICLRGKAGWGENMAFLSAMANSYGARWFDEKWEPQFNTPEWKTTLTTYVNLMKDAGPPGASSNGFNENLALFNAGKCGMWIDATVAASFVTNPSQSTVADKVGFALAPNTGLGKNANWLWAWNLAIPAGSKKTEAAEKFIAWATSKDYTKLVASKEGWANVPPGTRTSLYKNEEYLKVAPFAKLTLASIDAADPNKPTVKPVPYVGVQYAAIPEFQGIGTQVGQQFSAALAGSMTVDAALTAAQSATEREMKRAGYIK, from the coding sequence ATGGCCGAAACGACCCTGACGATCGCCACCGTCAACAACGGCGACATGATCCGCATGCAGGGCCTGACCAGCGAATTCACCAAGGCGAACCCGGACATTTCTGTGAAATGGGTGACGCTCGAGGAAAACGTGCTGCGCCAGCGCGTCACCACCGATATCGCCACCAAGGGTGGCCAATTCGACGTGCTGACCATCGGCACCTACGAGGTTCCGATCTGGGCCAAGAAGGGCTGGCTGGTACCGCTCGCCAATCTCGGCGCCGATTACGACGTCGCCGACCTGCTGCCGAAGATCAAGGATGCGGTTTCTGTCGACGGCAAGCTCTATGCCGCGCCGTTCTACGGCGAGAGCTCGATGATCATGTATCGCACCGATCTGTTCGAGAAGGCCGGCCTGAAGATGCCGGAGAAGCCGACCTGGGAGTTCGTGATCGATGCCGCAAAGAAGCTGACCGACAAGAACAGCGGCGTCTATGGCATCTGCCTCCGCGGCAAGGCTGGCTGGGGCGAGAACATGGCCTTCCTCTCGGCGATGGCCAATTCCTACGGCGCGCGCTGGTTCGACGAGAAGTGGGAGCCGCAGTTCAACACGCCGGAATGGAAGACGACGCTCACGACCTACGTCAATCTGATGAAGGATGCCGGACCTCCCGGCGCGAGTTCGAATGGCTTCAATGAGAATCTGGCGCTGTTCAACGCCGGCAAGTGCGGCATGTGGATCGATGCGACGGTGGCCGCATCCTTCGTGACGAACCCGAGTCAGTCCACGGTTGCCGACAAGGTCGGCTTCGCGCTCGCGCCCAACACCGGGCTTGGCAAGAACGCCAACTGGCTGTGGGCCTGGAATCTCGCGATCCCCGCCGGCTCGAAGAAAACCGAAGCGGCCGAGAAGTTCATCGCCTGGGCGACCAGCAAGGACTACACCAAGCTGGTGGCATCGAAGGAGGGCTGGGCCAACGTGCCGCCGGGCACGCGCACCTCGCTCTACAAGAACGAAGAGTATCTGAAGGTCGCGCCGTTCGCGAAGCTGACGCTGGCCTCGATCGATGCGGCCGACCCGAACAAGCCGACCGTGAAGCCAGTGCCTTACGTCGGCGTGCAATATGCCGCGATCCCCGAATTCCAGGGCATCGGCACGCAGGTGGGGCAGCAATTTTCCGCAGCGCTTGCGGGATCGATGACGGTCGATGCGGCGCTCACCGCCGCGCAATCCGCCACCGAGCGCGAGATGAAGCGCGCCGGCTACATCAAATGA
- a CDS encoding sugar-binding transcriptional regulator yields the protein MAVENEKSRLDDAARAGWLYFIAGHTQDEIARMLQVSRASAQRLVSLCLAERLITFRLEHPIAACMELAARLKQRFDLSHCEVVPADPAAPQATAGIAERCANLLDATLRSETPVIVALGTGRAVRAAVERVTPIDRPNHQIVSLVGNISADGSASFYDTVGRLADRTGARHYPMPLPFLMSSEDERNKMVRIEPIAKVKAVAAKADLRLVGIGQMDQRAQVHIDGFVTRDELFEMMRQGAIGEITGWAYDSKGRLLKAGTNKRLTSIPPEVPAKTTTIGAAVGAAKVPAIAAALNGGLINGLITDEATARAILDR from the coding sequence ATGGCCGTCGAGAATGAAAAATCTAGGCTCGACGACGCCGCCCGTGCCGGCTGGCTCTATTTCATTGCCGGCCACACCCAGGACGAGATCGCAAGGATGCTTCAGGTGTCGCGCGCCTCGGCGCAGCGGCTGGTATCGCTGTGCCTCGCCGAGCGGCTGATCACGTTCCGGCTCGAACATCCGATCGCCGCCTGCATGGAATTGGCCGCGCGCCTGAAGCAGCGGTTTGACCTCAGCCATTGCGAGGTGGTGCCGGCCGATCCTGCGGCGCCGCAGGCGACCGCCGGCATTGCCGAACGCTGCGCCAATCTGCTGGATGCGACGCTGCGCTCGGAGACGCCTGTCATCGTGGCGCTCGGCACGGGGCGGGCGGTGCGCGCCGCGGTCGAGCGCGTCACGCCGATCGACCGGCCCAACCACCAGATCGTCTCGCTGGTCGGCAACATCTCCGCCGACGGCTCGGCCAGCTTCTACGACACCGTCGGCCGGCTCGCCGACCGCACCGGCGCGCGGCATTATCCGATGCCGCTGCCGTTCCTGATGTCGTCCGAGGACGAGCGCAACAAGATGGTCCGCATCGAGCCGATCGCGAAGGTGAAGGCGGTCGCCGCCAAAGCGGATCTGCGTCTCGTCGGCATCGGCCAGATGGACCAGAGGGCGCAGGTCCATATCGATGGCTTCGTCACGCGCGACGAGCTGTTCGAGATGATGCGGCAGGGCGCCATCGGCGAGATCACCGGCTGGGCCTATGATTCCAAGGGCCGCCTGCTCAAGGCCGGCACCAACAAGCGCCTCACCAGCATTCCGCCGGAGGTCCCGGCGAAGACCACGACCATCGGTGCCGCGGTCGGTGCGGCCAAGGTGCCGGCGATCGCGGCTGCGCTGAACGGGGGTCTGATCAACGGCCTGATCACCGACGAGGCCACCGCGCGGGCGATCCTGGATCGGTAG
- a CDS encoding HAD family hydrolase: protein MDHDRPKPDLIIFDCDGVLVDSELLSCRCLSEVLAEFGLRLSVEQALELFLGRSTKAIEQHYRDLGHALPDDFFPLLKARVLEIFAGALQPIPGVGAVLSELETPCCVASSSDLDRVSLSLDVTGLAPHFGDRLYTAQMVRHGKPAPDLFLHAAGRMQTDPVRTLVIEDSVSGVQAAKAAGMMVWGFVGGGHYRSRDGRAILSAAGADRVFSRMSEFWEA from the coding sequence ATGGACCATGACCGGCCAAAACCCGATCTGATCATCTTCGATTGCGACGGCGTGCTCGTCGACAGCGAGCTGTTGAGCTGTCGCTGCCTCTCCGAGGTTCTGGCGGAGTTCGGTCTTCGGCTCAGTGTGGAGCAGGCGCTCGAACTGTTCCTCGGACGCAGCACCAAGGCGATCGAGCAGCATTATCGCGATCTCGGGCATGCTCTGCCTGACGACTTCTTTCCACTCCTGAAGGCGCGCGTGCTCGAGATCTTTGCGGGGGCGCTCCAGCCGATCCCCGGCGTCGGCGCGGTGCTGTCCGAATTGGAGACGCCGTGCTGCGTGGCATCGTCGAGTGATCTCGACCGCGTCTCGTTGTCGCTCGATGTCACCGGCCTCGCGCCGCATTTTGGTGACCGACTCTACACTGCACAGATGGTCAGGCATGGCAAGCCGGCGCCGGATCTCTTTCTTCACGCTGCCGGGAGAATGCAGACCGATCCCGTGCGCACGCTGGTGATTGAGGACAGTGTCAGCGGCGTGCAGGCTGCCAAGGCGGCAGGCATGATGGTCTGGGGATTTGTCGGCGGTGGCCATTATCGTAGCCGCGATGGCCGCGCTATATTGTCCGCCGCCGGAGCCGATCGGGTCTTCTCGCGCATGAGCGAATTCTGGGAGGCGTGA
- the mmsB gene encoding multiple monosaccharide ABC transporter permease — protein MTDKTVSLPEERRHGTFIKNNLRNYGMLMSLVAIMLFFQVMTGGTLLQPLNLTNLVLQNSYIVIMALGMLLVIVTGHIDLSVGSVAGFVGAVAALLMVTYKIDYTLAFIICLAVGAAIGAAQGYWVAYFKIPSFIVTLAGMLVFKGLALAVLQGQSLGPFPSTFQKLSSGFIPELLPEAGTLHPTSMLIGAVLALGLVYASAKGRAREVSHGIEVEPYAFFLGKSVVLACAVLYFTYLIATYRGLPNVLVIMSALIALYGFVTRRTVIGRQIYAVGGNAKAAGLSGIKTERLTFFTFVNMGALAALAGLVFAARLNTATPKAGLGFELDVIAACFIGGASAYGGVGRVGGAVVGAMIMGVMNNGMSILGIGIDYQQVIKGLVLLGAVCIDVYNQRR, from the coding sequence ATGACCGACAAGACGGTTTCGCTGCCCGAGGAGCGCCGGCACGGCACCTTCATCAAGAACAATCTGCGCAACTACGGCATGCTGATGTCGCTGGTCGCGATCATGCTGTTCTTCCAGGTCATGACCGGCGGCACGCTGCTGCAGCCGCTCAACCTGACCAACCTGGTGCTGCAGAACAGCTACATCGTCATCATGGCGCTGGGTATGCTGCTGGTGATCGTCACCGGCCACATCGACCTCTCGGTCGGTTCGGTCGCGGGTTTCGTCGGTGCGGTCGCCGCTCTCCTCATGGTGACCTACAAGATCGACTATACGCTCGCCTTTATCATCTGCCTCGCCGTCGGCGCGGCCATCGGCGCCGCGCAGGGCTATTGGGTCGCCTATTTCAAGATCCCGTCCTTCATCGTGACCCTGGCCGGCATGTTGGTGTTCAAGGGCCTCGCGCTCGCGGTGTTGCAGGGCCAGTCGCTCGGGCCGTTCCCGTCGACCTTTCAGAAATTGTCGTCGGGCTTCATTCCGGAGCTGCTGCCCGAGGCCGGCACGCTGCATCCGACCTCCATGCTGATCGGCGCGGTGCTGGCGCTTGGGCTGGTCTATGCCAGCGCCAAGGGCCGCGCGCGTGAAGTGTCGCACGGTATCGAGGTCGAGCCCTACGCGTTCTTCCTCGGCAAGAGCGTCGTGCTCGCCTGTGCGGTGCTGTACTTCACCTATCTGATCGCGACCTATCGCGGCCTGCCCAACGTGCTGGTCATCATGAGCGCCCTGATCGCGCTCTATGGTTTCGTCACCCGTCGCACCGTGATCGGCCGGCAGATCTACGCTGTCGGCGGCAATGCCAAGGCGGCTGGCCTGTCGGGCATCAAGACCGAGCGGCTGACCTTCTTCACCTTCGTCAACATGGGCGCGCTGGCCGCGCTCGCCGGCCTGGTTTTTGCCGCGCGCCTGAACACCGCAACCCCGAAGGCGGGCCTCGGCTTCGAGCTCGATGTCATCGCCGCCTGCTTCATCGGCGGTGCCTCGGCCTATGGCGGCGTCGGGCGCGTCGGCGGCGCCGTGGTCGGCGCCATGATCATGGGTGTGATGAACAACGGCATGTCCATCCTCGGCATCGGCATCGACTACCAGCAGGTCATCAAGGGCCTGGTGCTGCTCGGTGCGGTGTGCATCGACGTGTATAATCAGCGGCGGTAG
- the mmsA gene encoding multiple monosaccharide ABC transporter ATP-binding protein yields MTAMLEMRNVSKSFAGVQALRDVNFSVEAGQIHALVGENGAGKSTLMKVLSGVYPAGSYEGTIVFEGEERRFRDINDSEALGIIIIHQELALIPLMSIAENIFLSHPPSKLGVIDRDQVYRRTRELLAQVGLKESPDTLITDLGVGKQQLVEIAKALSKRVRMLILDEPTASLNEADSAALLERLMKFREQGIGSILISHKLNEVARVADHITVLRDGRTVDGIDCRAEPIQEDRIIRSMVNRDLAHRFPERSAKIGEPVLQVSNWSVYHPIHPDRQVIKNVNFSVRRGEVVGIAGLMGAGRTEFAMSLFGRSWGTNISGRIALEGREIALSSVAAAIDAGLAYVTEDRKQLGLILADDVRKNITLASLKQVAPGRVIDDIAELKVASDYRNRMRIRCSDVYQETGQLSGGNQQKVVLSKWLMTDPKVLILDEPTRGIDVGAKYEIYCIINELAEAGRGVVVISSEMPELLGICDRICVMNDGAFVGEFPGAEATQEKIMRAIMRNERSNGNGAVEAAEMGGSQP; encoded by the coding sequence ATGACCGCCATGCTGGAGATGCGCAACGTCAGCAAGAGCTTTGCCGGTGTGCAGGCGCTGCGCGATGTCAATTTCTCGGTTGAGGCTGGCCAGATCCACGCTCTGGTCGGCGAGAACGGCGCCGGCAAATCGACGCTGATGAAGGTGCTGAGCGGCGTCTACCCGGCGGGCAGCTACGAAGGCACCATCGTCTTCGAAGGTGAGGAGCGCCGCTTCCGTGACATCAACGATTCCGAGGCGCTCGGCATCATCATCATCCACCAGGAACTGGCGCTGATCCCGCTGATGTCGATCGCGGAAAACATCTTCCTGTCGCATCCGCCGTCGAAGCTCGGCGTGATCGATCGCGACCAGGTGTACCGGCGGACGCGCGAGCTGCTTGCGCAGGTCGGCCTCAAGGAATCGCCGGATACGCTGATCACCGATCTCGGCGTCGGCAAGCAGCAGCTCGTCGAGATTGCGAAGGCGCTCTCGAAGCGCGTCCGGATGCTGATCCTGGACGAGCCGACCGCGAGCCTGAACGAGGCCGACAGCGCCGCCTTGCTGGAGCGGCTGATGAAATTCCGCGAGCAGGGCATCGGCTCGATCCTGATCTCGCACAAGCTCAACGAGGTCGCCCGGGTCGCCGACCACATCACCGTGCTGCGCGATGGCCGCACCGTCGACGGCATCGATTGCCGCGCCGAGCCGATCCAGGAAGACCGCATCATCCGCAGCATGGTCAACCGCGATCTCGCCCATCGCTTCCCCGAGCGCAGCGCGAAAATCGGCGAGCCGGTCCTCCAGGTTTCGAACTGGTCGGTCTATCACCCCATCCATCCCGATCGGCAGGTAATCAAGAACGTCAATTTCAGCGTCAGGCGCGGTGAGGTCGTCGGCATCGCCGGGCTGATGGGCGCCGGCCGCACCGAGTTCGCCATGAGCCTCTTCGGCCGGTCCTGGGGTACCAATATCAGCGGCCGCATCGCCCTCGAAGGCCGCGAGATCGCGCTGTCGAGCGTCGCGGCTGCGATCGATGCCGGCCTTGCCTATGTCACTGAGGACCGCAAGCAACTCGGGCTGATCCTGGCCGACGACGTCCGCAAGAACATTACGCTGGCAAGCCTCAAGCAGGTCGCGCCGGGGCGGGTGATCGACGACATCGCCGAGCTGAAGGTCGCCAGCGACTACCGCAACCGCATGCGGATCCGCTGTTCCGACGTCTACCAGGAGACCGGCCAGCTCTCCGGCGGGAACCAGCAGAAGGTCGTGCTGTCGAAATGGCTGATGACCGACCCCAAGGTCCTGATCCTGGATGAGCCGACAAGGGGCATCGACGTCGGTGCCAAATACGAGATTTACTGTATCATCAACGAGCTTGCGGAAGCTGGCCGCGGCGTGGTGGTGATCTCCTCGGAGATGCCCGAACTGCTCGGCATCTGCGACCGCATCTGCGTCATGAACGACGGCGCCTTTGTCGGCGAGTTCCCAGGCGCTGAAGCGACACAGGAAAAGATCATGCGCGCCATCATGCGCAACGAACGAAGCAATGGAAACGGCGCGGTCGAGGCCGCGGAGATGGGAGGATCGCAGCCATGA
- the chvE gene encoding multiple monosaccharide ABC transporter substrate-binding protein: MLKLKTTFLALALAGAATIAAGVTASAQEKATVGIAMPTKSSARWIDDGNNMVKVLKERGYNTDLQYAEDDIPNQLSQVENMVTKGAKALVIAAIDGTTLSDVLKQAKAKGITVIAYDRLIRGTPNVDYYATFDNFQVGVLQAQSIEKGLGLKEGKGPFNIELFGGSPDDNNAYFFYNGAMSVLKPYIDSGKLVVVSGQMGMDKVATLRWDGATAQARMDNLLSAYYGNKKVNAVLSPYDGLSIGIISSLKGVGYGSADQPMPIISGQDAEVPSIKAMLRGDQYSTIFKDTRDLAKVTADMVDSALAGKQVTVNDTKTYENGAKTVPSYLLKPVVVYKDNWEKTLVDSGYYKKSQFQ; encoded by the coding sequence ATGTTGAAATTGAAGACGACATTTCTCGCATTGGCGCTGGCCGGCGCCGCAACGATAGCCGCAGGCGTCACCGCCTCCGCGCAGGAGAAGGCGACCGTGGGCATCGCGATGCCGACGAAATCGTCGGCGCGCTGGATCGACGACGGCAACAACATGGTCAAGGTGCTGAAGGAGCGCGGTTACAACACCGACCTGCAATATGCCGAGGACGACATCCCGAACCAGCTCTCGCAGGTCGAGAACATGGTGACCAAGGGCGCGAAGGCGCTGGTGATCGCCGCGATCGACGGCACCACGCTGTCAGACGTGCTCAAGCAGGCGAAAGCAAAAGGCATCACCGTGATCGCCTATGACCGCCTGATCCGCGGCACGCCGAATGTCGACTATTACGCGACCTTCGACAATTTCCAGGTCGGCGTGCTCCAGGCGCAATCGATCGAGAAGGGGCTCGGCCTCAAGGAAGGCAAGGGCCCGTTCAACATCGAGCTGTTCGGCGGCTCGCCCGACGACAATAACGCCTACTTCTTCTACAACGGCGCAATGAGCGTGCTGAAGCCGTATATCGACAGCGGCAAGCTCGTCGTCGTGTCCGGTCAGATGGGCATGGACAAGGTTGCGACCTTGCGCTGGGACGGCGCCACCGCCCAGGCCCGCATGGACAATCTGCTGAGCGCCTACTACGGCAACAAGAAGGTCAACGCGGTGCTGTCGCCCTATGACGGCCTTTCGATCGGCATCATCTCCTCGCTGAAGGGCGTCGGCTACGGCAGCGCCGATCAGCCGATGCCGATCATCTCGGGCCAGGACGCCGAAGTTCCCTCGATCAAGGCCATGCTGCGCGGCGATCAGTACTCGACCATCTTCAAGGACACCCGCGATCTCGCCAAGGTGACCGCCGATATGGTCGACTCTGCACTGGCCGGCAAGCAGGTCACCGTCAACGACACCAAGACCTACGAGAACGGCGCCAAGACCGTGCCGTCCTATCTCCTGAAGCCGGTCGTGGTGTACAAGGACAATTGGGAGAAGACTCTGGTTGACAGCGGCTATTACAAGAAGTCGCAATTCCAGTAG